From a region of the Triticum aestivum cultivar Chinese Spring chromosome 7D, IWGSC CS RefSeq v2.1, whole genome shotgun sequence genome:
- the LOC123168714 gene encoding 40S ribosomal protein S18: MSLSAGEEFQHILRVLNTNVDGKQKIMFALTSIKGVGRRFSNIVCKKADIDMNKRAGELSAEEMDRLMAVVHNPRQFKVPDWFLNRKKDYKDGRFSQVVSNAVDMKLRDDLERLKKIRNHRGLRHYWGVRVRGQHTKTTGRRGKTVGVSKKR; this comes from the exons ATG TCGCTGAGCGCGGGTGAGGAGTTCCAGCACATCCTGCGTGTGCTCAACACCAACGTCGACGGTAAGCAGAAGATCATGTTCGCGCTCACCTCCATCAAGGGTGTGGGCCGCCGCTTCTCCAACATCGTCTGCAAGAAGGCCGACATCGACATGAACAAGAG GGCCGGAGAGCTTTCCGCGGAGGAGATGGACCGTCTGATGGCGGTGGTGCACAACCCGCGCCAGTTCAAGGTGCCGGACTGGTTCCTCAACAGGAAGAAGGACTACAAGGACGGCAGGTTCTCCCAGGTCGTGTCCAACGCCGTGGACATGAAGCTCAGGGATGACCTTGAGAGGCTCAAGAAGATCAG GAACCATCGTGGTCTGCGTCACTACTGGGGTGTGCGTGTCCGCGGTCAGCACACCAAGACTACCGGCAGGAGAGGAAAGACTGTTGGTGTCTCCAAGAAGCGATAA